The following proteins are encoded in a genomic region of Neoarius graeffei isolate fNeoGra1 chromosome 6, fNeoGra1.pri, whole genome shotgun sequence:
- the LOC132888241 gene encoding E3 SUMO-protein ligase ZBED1-like: protein MAEAEEEDCKRQVIINAPKAWKADIWAHFGFYEVDGKVDKTYAVCKQCHTKIKHVGNTTNFTNHITRWHPELATGSKTTPQQEKFQPRIDQSLVSPLPHNSERAKKITRSVACFIAKDLRPYSVVENAGFRHMLKTIEPRYKLPARATFADSAVPALYKEVRAEVNKSMQQASHVAITSDAWTSVATESYVTITAHYIGEDWQMMSHVLQTRTVHESHTGVNMVTLLLNVVEEWQLTEKGVVLVTDNATNMASAAEIGKFPHVRCFAHTLNLAAQRVLKLPTVSRLLGRVRRISAYFHRSTKAKHLFEENQRVMLKLTCPLKLLTDVSTRWNSAYDMMERFLQLQAAVHATLLSPHLNVDESDIVTLSRADLANVEEAVKTLKPMKDATVCLSEESTPTVSLIAPVYAQLPQSMSDTTGDQPLIRDVKNAIKTDLLKRYNSEAEKKILHTSSALDPRFKGLLFLAEEEKLDVYAGVTAEAASLEYERRHQREADEVPGGTGSSGDKEELACTGDNVSDSQGPSHPKRKASSRHVSLLGAAFTDLSQPAVQSKSVDATAKEEMDLYCRSPSVPLSEDPLEWWQRHEGTFPLLSRLAKRYLCIPGTSVSAERVFSTAGDVISAKRSVLKPEHVDQLVFLHKNLEMPKC, encoded by the exons ATGGCTGAGGCGGAGGAAGAGGACTGCAAGAGACAGGTTATTATTAACGCACCCAAAGCTTGGAAAGCTGACATCTGGGCACATTTTGGATTCTATGAGGTTGATGGGAAAGTAGACAAGACCTACGCGGTTTGTAAACAATGCCACACCAAAATCAAACACGTAGGAAATACAACCAACTTCACCAATCACATAACCCGCTGGCATCCTGAATTGGCTACCGGTTCCAAAACAACACCACAACAAGAAAAATTCCAGCCAAGAATTGACCAGTCCCTGGTGTCACCACTACCACACAACTCTGAGAGGGCAAAGAAGATTACACGCTCGGTGGCGTGTTTCATTGCTAAAGATCTGAGACCATATTCTGTGGTTGAGAATGCGGGGTTTCGCCACATGCTTAAAACTATCGAGCCCCGTTATAAGCTACCGGCAAGAGCTACATTCGCCGACTCTGCAGTCCCCGCATTGTACAAGGAAGTCAGAGCAGAGGTAAATAAATCAATGCAACAAGCTAGTCATGTAGCCATCACAAGTGACGCCTGGACGTCTGTCGCAACAGAGTCCTATGTAACCATAACTGCACATTATATTGGCGAGGATTGGCAAATGATGTCACATGTGCTGCAAACAAGAACAGTTCATGAGAGCCACACGGGTGTTAATATGGTGACGCTGCTATTGAATGTTGTGGAGGAATGGCAGCTAACAGAGAAAGGTGTTGTGCTGGTGACGGACAACGCCACAAATATGGCAAGTGCTGCTGAAATTGGCAAGTTCCCTCATGTGAGATGCTTTGCACATACTTTGAACCTGGCCGCGCAGCGGGTGCTTAAACTACCGACGGTCAGCAGGCTTCTGGGCAGAGTCCGACGTATCAGTGCGTACTTCCACCGCAGCACGAAAGCAAAGCACCTGTTCGAGGAGAACCAGAGAGTCATGCTCAAACTGACATGCCCGCTCAAACTCCTCACTGATGTCTCCACAAGGTGGAATAGTGCCTATGACATGATGGAGAGATTTTTGCAACTGCAAGCTGCAGTGCACGCCACCCTGCTGTCGCCTCATCTAAATGTAGACGAAAGTGACATCGTCACCCTCAGCAGAGCAGATCTGGCTAACGTGGAGGAAGCAGTGAAGACATTAAAACCAATGAAGGATGCCACTGTCTGTTTGTCTGAGGAGAGCACTCCTACAGTCAGCCTCATTGCACCAGTATATGCCCAACTCCCCCAGAGCATGTCAGACACTACTGGAGACCAACCACTGATCCGCGATGTGAAGAATGCAATCAAAACAGATCTCCTCAAGAGGTACAACAGTGAGGCAGAGAAGAAGATCCTTCATACGTCATCTGCCCTGGATCCTCGATTTAAAGGCCTACTtttcctggcagaggaggagAAACTGGATGTCTACGCAGGAGTGACTGCCGAGGCTGCATCTCTGGag TATGAAAGAAGACATCAGAGAGAAGCAGATGAAGTGCCTGGTGGAacaggaagttcaggagacaaGGAAGAGTTGGCATGCACAGGCGACAATGTGTCTGACTCACAAGGCCCCTCTCATCCCAAAAGAAAGGCATCATCACGGCATGTGAGTTTGCTGGGAGCTGCTTTCACTGATTTAAGTCAACCTGCAGTACAAAGTAAGTCTGTGGATGCCACTGCCAAGGAGGAAATGGACTTGTACTGTAGATCCCCATCTGTGCCTCTCTCTGAGGATCCCTTGGAATGGTGGCAGCGCCATGAGGGCACATTTCCTCTCCTCTCTAGGTTGGCAAAGAGATACTTGTGCATCCCCGGGACAAGTGTGTCAGCAGAGAGGGTGTTCTCCACAGCAGGAGATGTAATCTCAGCCAAACGAAGTGTTCTCAAACCAGAACATGTTGATCAGCTTGTGTTCTTGCACAAGAACCTGGAAATGCCCAAATGCTGA